AAGATAAATCACTGTGTAAAAGTCGCcggtttgataaattttcaattttaattgatttttctccgttttttAGGATAATTGCAATGAAGTTGCCGACAAATACATTGAATTTGAGACGATCATCATTCTCATCGATTTGATCCTTTTGTCAAAAGCCGCATATCGTCATGTCATTTTCAACACAGAATccaaaaatttgtggaaactCGCTGTCGTGATTGTCCTGCTCGAGTCTTACGTGACTTTTAATGACAACGTCAACCGTGCCCCGCAATATTCCATCAACGATCCCTTTTTGTCGGAGAAGGGATTTTATCTCGCCTGCGCTCAAATCATTCTCGGCAATATTTTGCTgtattttttcatcgttttgcTCTCGGCACCGAGCAGAGGACTTTTGTACATCAATTCGCAAAATCATTCCTTGTATCGGTCCAAGCTGAATTTTGCGATTAATTTGATGCGGGGCATCACACTTGCTTCgatcggaaaatttttctttctgccGATTATGATTTGGAGAGAAAATTCCACGGAAAATGCTTTGATAGTGCATTTAAGTCTcgtgataatttattttattttgtcgttGATTCACGCGCATTCCGTGATTGCGAATTGCTCGAGACTGGCGAGCATttttatcgttattttttCGTACGTGTCGGAAACTTATATTATGACTGAGTTGAGTTTGTATGCGAGAGGGCAGCtgttttagaaaatataattatttttaatatttgacaaaaaaaagtgcaagaagtgaaaatgttttaatataatttaagtttttacgaaaacaaaaatttaaaaaaaaaataaataattttttatttattttttttttcattggaaaattttaaaatttaaaaaattaaagaaaaaatatttattaataagttaaattaaattgattaaaattaatttgtttagttaagttaattaatttaaatttaattttaaattaatttaaattaaattaaaattcaataataattttaatttttctataaaaaataaatatttttttaaaattaatttttttctactgttaatttattattttgttgcaaaatgatttaatttatttttaattcgattaaattttttaactgttttgtgtttaataaatgttcgaaaaaaataaaattataattttttaaattgttaaacaaatttaaaaacattaaaaaaatcatttaaaaaaaaacttaaattttcaaaccaaaaatgaaaaaaataaattcaggaaaaaaataatttaattaaaaataaaaattaaaggaaagcttttttaaattattttaagtagaTACCTaagtatataaaattttatcagcattgaggataaaataaaaaaaaatattaaattaaaaatattaaaaaataaattaaaattctaaaaaaaattattaaattaataaataaaaatgtagaccaaaaattaattaattaaattcaaaaaattaataaaaatagggcatgataataaaaataaatttgaaaacaaagaaaattttcaaaaaaattataaaaatgggaaaattaaaaaaaaatcagctttaaaataatttttagacattttgaACCTTAAAAATTCAGAGATGTAGATTCATAAAGtttaaagaatgaaaaaaatttgaaaattgcacttgccttagatttttaaaacaataacttAAAAAGCGTAAAGAACcgttaaaaagtcaattttagtCAATTAGTCGTTCACAGTATtccatttttgccaaaatcgtagaaaataataaaaaaataaattaattcatcacAAATTATGACtcgaaactttttattttagcttttaaatgtGTCAATAACTCGTTCGGCTCCAACATTTTCTTgtcattttccattaaatcatGAAACTCCAACAAAGGCTTCTcggaatttgatttttcaccGACAACGATAATGAAAGGATATCCCATCCGTTTTGCTTCGAGCAATCTTTTGCCAATTGTGAATGTTGTGCGATCATCAACAAGGAAATTTTTGccagcaaaattattta
The sequence above is drawn from the Culicoides brevitarsis isolate CSIRO-B50_1 chromosome 1, AGI_CSIRO_Cbre_v1, whole genome shotgun sequence genome and encodes:
- the LOC134838308 gene encoding protein ARV1, with product MLLQRINSIISRVKQQRSAETRNYVCINCGFPVKELIKKYSSTVVKINHCDNCNEVADKYIEFETIIILIDLILLSKAAYRHVIFNTESKNLWKLAVVIVLLESYVTFNDNVNRAPQYSINDPFLSEKGFYLACAQIILGNILLYFFIVLLSAPSRGLLYINSQNHSLYRSKLNFAINLMRGITLASIGKFFFLPIMIWRENSTENALIVHLSLVIIYFILSLIHAHSVIANCSRLASIFIVIFSYVSETYIMTELSLYARGQLF